The following are encoded in a window of Paenibacillaceae bacterium GAS479 genomic DNA:
- a CDS encoding hydrophobic/amphiphilic exporter-1, HAE1 family, with amino-acid sequence MRSFIAGAFRNKAAVWLCIVLVLGMGIISYLKLPMEFMPEADNPQVTITAIGPGYDAASMEALVTKPIQEATSAIKGKTASFASSGDSYSQVNLSFDAKTNMKQARADVERAVAAVSMPERVAAPYIIQLNTSMIPISWVTLTFDDKVTAAKREEAEKEVLESFKSLDGVGSAQLSGRPQPSISITPDTASLAEKGVPVQALYGVLQGRTSSASIGESLLDGSAVNLNVASGLHDLETLRKLPVAPGVVLGDVAKVEEKTDSDSVSRLDGKDAMVLVITKAAGANAVAVGKGVDETVERLNKELPGAQLKVLMSTSEQVVHSVNSMLREVLLGALFATLVILVFMRNIRATLVTIVSIPLSLGLTLYLLDLSGVSLNILTLGGVAVAVGRLVDDSIVVIENIFRRLKRESFSIALVIDATREVSTAITASTLTTVAVFLPMGLLRGSLQDFLLPFALTVTYSLLSSLLVALTVIPILSAGLFRGVQMTEHEPSRRFQRFLDWNLQRKWLPLTISVLLLAGSIAAYVVMPKGAIDSSDASNLNVTLKFKADATQEQVLSQGTKLETYLKGLTEKNWLYTSSGGNAEVAQTGAVASRTEVTYLLELKKGTDAEVLSQTVKKQAASYPDAELNVQTASMMSSGGGSQVFIDVTGPDLASVSGAADKVMASIKPIKDVLKVESNQQELKPVYTLQVDATRAKAGDLAQQLQGMLNPVPIGKLTQEDGRQVPIMLQPALKPQKAADLDGLIVLTDKGPQPVSAVAKWVKEEKPAMYYLKDGKPYVRITVSAEPSHLSVVGKDISAAVTGLELPEGVKAHVGGASADMMQDFSDIGMIALISIGIVYLIMVLTFKTLRAPLAILFTLPLAAIGAVLGLIVTGVTPDFTAMFGALMLIGIVVTNAIVLIDRVKQNEEHMTIREALLEAAGTRMRPILMTAIATVCAMLPLVFGSSESGSIVSQSLAIVVIGGLVVATVLTLIIVPCIYEVLFFRKSARQRREAAAEAGRTRTAAAGNAPGTGV; translated from the coding sequence ATGAGGTCTTTTATTGCAGGAGCTTTTCGCAACAAAGCAGCAGTATGGTTATGCATCGTACTGGTGCTCGGAATGGGTATTATCAGCTATTTGAAGCTGCCAATGGAATTCATGCCGGAGGCGGATAATCCGCAGGTAACGATTACGGCGATTGGACCGGGTTATGATGCGGCCTCGATGGAGGCGCTGGTAACAAAGCCAATTCAGGAGGCAACGTCGGCTATCAAAGGAAAAACGGCTTCGTTTGCCTCATCAGGAGACAGCTATTCACAGGTGAATCTGTCTTTTGACGCCAAAACGAATATGAAGCAGGCAAGGGCGGATGTAGAGCGAGCAGTAGCCGCAGTGTCCATGCCAGAGCGGGTAGCCGCTCCTTATATCATCCAGCTCAACACTTCGATGATTCCGATCAGTTGGGTGACGCTTACTTTCGACGATAAGGTCACTGCGGCCAAACGCGAGGAAGCGGAAAAAGAAGTGCTGGAGTCGTTCAAGAGCCTGGATGGGGTTGGCTCCGCGCAGTTATCCGGCCGTCCTCAGCCATCTATATCAATCACACCTGACACGGCCAGCCTCGCGGAAAAGGGTGTGCCGGTGCAGGCGCTTTACGGTGTCCTGCAAGGTCGAACTAGCTCCGCCTCTATTGGCGAGAGCCTGCTGGACGGCAGTGCCGTCAATCTGAATGTGGCGTCCGGTTTGCATGATCTGGAGACGCTGCGTAAGCTTCCGGTTGCACCGGGAGTTGTACTCGGGGATGTGGCGAAGGTCGAGGAGAAGACCGACTCAGACAGCGTCAGCCGACTGGACGGCAAGGACGCGATGGTGCTCGTCATCACTAAAGCGGCTGGAGCCAATGCGGTAGCGGTCGGCAAGGGTGTTGATGAAACCGTGGAGCGACTGAACAAGGAGCTGCCCGGAGCCCAGCTTAAGGTGCTGATGAGCACTTCCGAACAGGTTGTACATTCTGTAAACAGCATGCTGCGAGAAGTGCTGTTAGGCGCGCTTTTTGCTACTTTGGTCATTCTCGTATTTATGCGCAACATCCGGGCGACGCTCGTTACAATCGTATCGATCCCGTTGTCGCTCGGCCTCACCTTGTATTTGCTGGATCTCTCCGGCGTGTCGCTGAATATCTTGACGCTTGGCGGCGTGGCCGTTGCGGTCGGACGGCTTGTGGACGATAGTATTGTCGTCATTGAGAACATCTTCCGGCGATTGAAAAGGGAGAGTTTCTCGATAGCTCTCGTCATCGACGCTACACGTGAAGTGTCCACGGCTATTACGGCTTCGACGCTGACGACAGTTGCGGTCTTTTTGCCGATGGGGCTGCTACGCGGCTCGCTGCAGGATTTCCTGCTTCCGTTTGCGCTAACCGTGACGTACTCACTCCTGTCCTCGCTGTTAGTCGCGCTGACGGTCATTCCAATCTTGAGTGCAGGACTATTCCGTGGTGTGCAAATGACGGAGCATGAGCCGTCCCGCCGTTTCCAACGTTTCCTGGATTGGAATCTGCAACGCAAGTGGCTGCCGCTGACGATCTCTGTGCTGCTGCTGGCTGGCTCGATTGCAGCTTACGTGGTGATGCCGAAGGGCGCAATTGATTCCTCGGACGCATCCAACTTGAATGTAACACTGAAGTTCAAGGCAGATGCGACTCAGGAGCAGGTTTTGTCCCAAGGTACGAAGCTGGAAACTTATTTAAAAGGACTGACAGAGAAGAATTGGTTGTACACATCGTCTGGAGGTAATGCAGAAGTTGCCCAGACCGGAGCAGTGGCCTCCCGGACCGAAGTTACTTATTTGCTGGAGCTGAAAAAGGGGACGGATGCAGAAGTTCTGTCCCAAACCGTCAAGAAGCAAGCTGCTTCTTATCCCGATGCGGAGCTGAACGTACAAACCGCCAGCATGATGAGCAGCGGAGGCGGATCACAAGTATTTATCGACGTGACCGGTCCAGATTTGGCTTCGGTAAGCGGGGCGGCCGATAAGGTTATGGCTAGTATTAAGCCGATCAAAGATGTGCTCAAGGTCGAGAGCAATCAGCAGGAGCTGAAGCCGGTTTATACCCTGCAAGTTGATGCGACTCGCGCCAAAGCGGGGGATCTTGCCCAGCAGCTACAGGGTATGTTGAATCCAGTGCCGATCGGGAAGCTCACGCAAGAGGACGGCAGGCAGGTGCCGATTATGCTGCAACCGGCATTGAAGCCGCAAAAGGCTGCTGATCTAGATGGTCTGATCGTTCTGACTGACAAGGGACCTCAGCCGGTATCGGCTGTCGCCAAGTGGGTTAAGGAAGAGAAGCCTGCGATGTATTATCTTAAGGACGGTAAACCTTATGTGCGCATTACCGTTTCTGCGGAGCCGAGTCACCTGTCGGTTGTCGGTAAGGACATAAGCGCGGCCGTGACTGGCCTGGAACTGCCTGAAGGCGTCAAAGCCCATGTTGGCGGCGCTTCAGCCGATATGATGCAGGACTTTTCTGATATCGGCATGATCGCGCTGATTTCCATTGGCATCGTCTATCTCATTATGGTGCTGACGTTCAAAACGCTGCGTGCGCCACTGGCGATTCTGTTCACGCTGCCGCTCGCTGCCATCGGGGCGGTGCTTGGCTTGATCGTGACAGGGGTCACGCCGGACTTCACGGCGATGTTTGGAGCGCTGATGCTCATCGGCATTGTTGTAACGAACGCGATCGTACTGATTGATCGCGTCAAGCAGAACGAGGAGCATATGACGATTCGTGAGGCGCTGCTGGAAGCGGCAGGCACACGGATGCGGCCGATCCTGATGACGGCCATCGCAACGGTGTGCGCTATGCTGCCGCTGGTGTTTGGCTCATCGGAGAGCGGCAGCATCGTCTCGCAAAGCTTGGCCATCGTTGTTATCGGCGGCCTGGTCGTCGCTACCGTGCTGACACTGATCATTGTACCGTGCATCTACGAGGTGCTATTCTTCCGCAAGTCAGCCCGCCAGAGGCGTGAAGCTGCCGCGGAAGCGGGGCGCACGCGAACTGCTGCGGCAGGCAATGCTCCGGGCACGGGAGTTTAG
- a CDS encoding peptidase T. Metallo peptidase. MEROPS family M20B encodes MDMKQELIRRLTAYASMDTRSDDSSSSCPSTPGQLELARLLAAELKEIGLTEITLDENGYVMATLPATTAKEVPTIGFLAHMDTASDFTGTNVKPQLIEAYDGGDIILNRELGIVLSPRDFPELARYVGQTLITTDGTTLLGADDKAGIAEIMTAMAYLARHPEIPHGRIRIGFLPDEEIGRGPHLFDVAAFAAQFAYTMDGGTIGELEYESFNAAEAIITIQGKNVHPGYAKGKMLNAQTIGMALHERLPAGEVPEFTEGYEGFFHLISFEGTVDLTRMRYIIRDFDRENFENRKTLLGTIADEFRQTYGEGSIKLELNDQYYNMREKIEPVFGIVDLARQALEECGVKPNIKPIRGGTDGSQLSYMGLPTPNIFAGGENFHGRYEYVSADSMVKAAEVIVRIATLAEEQA; translated from the coding sequence ATGGATATGAAACAGGAACTGATCCGCCGGCTGACGGCCTACGCATCAATGGACACTCGCTCCGACGACAGCAGCTCTAGCTGCCCCTCTACGCCAGGCCAGCTAGAGCTGGCTCGCCTCTTGGCGGCCGAGCTGAAAGAAATTGGGCTGACGGAGATCACGCTCGACGAAAACGGCTACGTGATGGCGACGCTTCCGGCCACAACGGCTAAAGAAGTGCCTACCATCGGTTTTCTCGCCCATATGGACACCGCATCCGACTTCACCGGTACAAACGTCAAGCCGCAGCTTATCGAAGCCTATGACGGCGGCGATATCATACTGAACCGTGAACTTGGTATTGTCCTTTCGCCAAGGGACTTTCCAGAGCTGGCAAGGTACGTCGGCCAGACACTGATTACGACAGATGGCACAACGCTACTCGGAGCTGACGACAAAGCCGGCATCGCCGAAATCATGACTGCGATGGCCTATCTCGCAAGGCACCCCGAAATTCCGCATGGCCGCATCCGTATCGGCTTCTTGCCGGACGAGGAAATCGGGCGCGGTCCTCATCTCTTCGACGTGGCCGCATTCGCCGCCCAGTTCGCCTATACAATGGATGGTGGAACGATTGGCGAGCTGGAATATGAGAGCTTTAACGCTGCCGAGGCAATCATTACGATTCAGGGCAAAAACGTACATCCCGGCTACGCCAAAGGCAAAATGCTCAATGCACAAACAATCGGCATGGCGCTGCACGAGCGACTTCCAGCGGGTGAGGTGCCGGAGTTTACGGAGGGATATGAAGGATTCTTCCATCTGATTTCCTTCGAAGGAACCGTGGATCTGACCCGGATGCGCTACATTATCCGCGACTTCGACAGGGAGAACTTCGAGAACCGCAAAACCCTGCTGGGGACGATTGCGGATGAATTCCGCCAGACTTACGGCGAAGGCAGCATTAAGCTGGAGCTGAATGATCAGTACTACAATATGCGGGAGAAAATCGAGCCGGTATTCGGCATCGTCGATCTGGCGCGTCAAGCATTGGAAGAGTGCGGCGTGAAGCCGAATATCAAGCCAATCCGCGGCGGCACGGACGGTTCTCAGCTCAGCTATATGGGGCTGCCAACGCCGAATATTTTTGCCGGTGGCGAGAACTTCCATGGCCGCTACGAGTATGTGTCTGCAGACTCGATGGTCAAAGCCGCTGAGGTCATTGTACGCATCGCGACGCTTGCGGAGGAGCAGGCTTAA
- a CDS encoding Glycosyltransferase involved in cell wall bisynthesis encodes MKNAKLKSIVWRGPMERFGGLGNASRQYVRALRRAGMPVSTGTPRGLTDSNARRLLVYHFPPNTLDVNKSRKRYAKVVLNTVWETTRIPSQWKRAINRYDAVIVPSRHNVKVMRDSGVTVPVYRVPHGVNTSRFHPGNPPAALPGSGGRFVFLSVFSFQHRKNPEALLRAYLEEFSEKDRVLLVIKTSGWKETGGAAAVRRSIARYRASLRLPHRPAPIHIITGNISEKQLRGLYTAADAFVLPTRGEGVGMPFMEALASGIPVIATRWGGQSDFLTDANSFAVPYRLSKPAEKMTGNRAIARSFRGLFAQGGQLWAEADINGLKRQMRAASRDRGLCRQKGRRGREDMLAHSWSAAGRQLRRTLERINGGGIGDSTGRVHVWQPSGAQSSWVAKGRRSEIWGPSLGKPNRSEKSSQAGEWRVIGRGSSRNAESERPSVLMPSHHTAANQQAGGWRVIGGKSNRNAEDNRAEIRRRSKEKPSWNEIVQRTEGGRADSGKPSWNVTSKRVEGWRLLKGKLVWSKGNNRARVWRARRKPPIWSLDASRAGIWRESGKRLGQSAGVMRAEIGRLSGKTGGKPSSAKPSSASGDWRVVALLRRASGKKVKASVPFI; translated from the coding sequence ATGAAAAACGCTAAGCTGAAGTCTATCGTCTGGCGCGGTCCGATGGAACGGTTCGGAGGGCTCGGCAACGCGAGCCGTCAGTACGTTCGAGCGTTGCGACGGGCAGGTATGCCGGTGTCTACGGGCACGCCAAGGGGATTGACTGACTCGAACGCTAGGCGACTGCTCGTTTATCATTTTCCGCCGAATACGCTCGATGTAAACAAGTCCCGTAAAAGATATGCCAAAGTCGTGTTGAACACGGTGTGGGAGACGACACGAATTCCTAGCCAGTGGAAAAGAGCGATTAACCGGTACGACGCTGTAATCGTACCTTCAAGGCATAATGTGAAGGTAATGCGCGACAGCGGCGTGACCGTGCCGGTGTATCGCGTACCGCATGGTGTGAACACTAGCCGTTTTCATCCCGGCAACCCGCCTGCAGCACTCCCGGGGAGCGGTGGGCGTTTTGTGTTTCTGTCGGTGTTCAGCTTTCAGCATCGCAAAAATCCCGAGGCGCTCTTGCGCGCCTATTTGGAGGAATTCAGCGAAAAGGACCGGGTGCTGCTCGTTATCAAGACGAGCGGCTGGAAGGAGACCGGCGGCGCAGCAGCGGTGAGGCGAAGCATCGCCCGTTATCGGGCTTCGCTGCGGCTGCCTCATCGCCCTGCGCCAATCCATATCATTACCGGGAATATTAGCGAAAAGCAACTGCGGGGACTGTACACAGCGGCGGATGCCTTTGTGCTGCCGACGCGGGGCGAGGGTGTAGGTATGCCTTTTATGGAAGCATTGGCGAGTGGAATCCCCGTCATCGCTACTCGTTGGGGTGGCCAGAGCGATTTTTTGACGGATGCGAATTCATTTGCTGTCCCATACAGGCTCAGCAAACCCGCTGAAAAGATGACGGGAAACAGGGCGATCGCGCGCAGTTTCCGCGGCCTGTTTGCTCAAGGGGGCCAGCTTTGGGCCGAGGCGGACATAAACGGACTTAAGCGGCAAATGCGTGCCGCCAGCCGAGATCGCGGTCTTTGCCGCCAAAAGGGCCGCCGAGGACGGGAAGATATGCTGGCCCACAGCTGGAGCGCGGCTGGCCGGCAGCTGCGCCGGACGCTGGAGCGGATTAATGGAGGCGGAATCGGCGATAGCACCGGCCGAGTTCACGTTTGGCAACCGAGCGGAGCTCAGTCGAGCTGGGTCGCTAAGGGCAGGCGATCGGAGATTTGGGGACCGAGCTTAGGGAAACCAAATCGTAGCGAGAAGAGCAGCCAAGCGGGAGAATGGCGTGTGATCGGTAGGGGATCGAGCCGGAATGCGGAGAGCGAGAGGCCGAGCGTATTGATGCCGAGCCATCATACGGCGGCGAACCAGCAAGCTGGAGGCTGGCGTGTGATAGGAGGAAAATCGAATCGTAACGCTGAGGATAACCGAGCAGAGATACGGCGGCGGAGCAAAGAGAAACCGAGCTGGAATGAGATCGTTCAGCGAACGGAGGGCGGGAGAGCAGACTCAGGGAAACCAAGCTGGAACGTGACGAGTAAGCGGGTTGAAGGCTGGCGTTTGCTCAAAGGAAAGCTGGTCTGGAGCAAGGGGAACAACCGAGCGAGAGTCTGGCGGGCAAGGCGAAAACCGCCGATTTGGAGCTTGGATGCAAGCCGAGCGGGGATATGGCGTGAGAGCGGAAAGAGGCTGGGCCAGAGTGCAGGGGTCATGCGAGCTGAGATTGGGAGGCTTAGCGGGAAAACAGGCGGCAAGCCGTCCTCAGCGAAGCCAAGCAGCGCCTCTGGCGACTGGCGAGTTGTTGCCCTGCTGCGCCGTGCCAGCGGCAAGAAGGTCAAGGCGAGTGTTCCGTTTATTTGA
- a CDS encoding mannose-1-phosphate guanylyltransferase: MRIILLSGGSGKRLWPLSNDIRSKLFLKLLPAPDGGLESMMQRLCRQLREAGLYHRAVIVTHQSQAEITRLHAGPDIPIIEEPHKRGTFTAAALGAAYLVAGGGVSLDEPVCVLPVDLFVQQDFFDLLRLLPVAVLQGAELAMIGTEPSHPSTQYGYIVPKRKHKSRMHDGLLSNGDEASSLSEMELNWEQNNWQTVERFAEKPDPPLANQLIKQGALWNCGIFSFRLSWLQEKLRAKGYPVHLQELLQGYTEWAEKSFDKELAEQAERRMVIRYSGSWQDLGSWSNFLGQLGDAQLGPGSVSAGAKNTHLINELGSPIHIIGISDAIVAASPDGILVANKEQADRIKESLSVVPSLPMQEEKRWGSCRTLDVDRLESGDEVLTRRVVLKSGKCTSYHLHAGKEEVWTVLSGVGRFMLEDQIYNVSPGDVMRFPPGSRHGVKAITELHCVQVEIGRVHDERDIERLLTNW, translated from the coding sequence TTGCGAATCATATTACTATCCGGCGGCTCTGGCAAAAGACTGTGGCCGCTATCCAATGACATCCGATCCAAACTGTTCCTGAAGCTGCTGCCCGCACCGGATGGCGGGCTCGAGTCCATGATGCAAAGGCTGTGCCGGCAGCTTCGCGAGGCTGGACTTTATCATAGAGCAGTCATCGTGACGCATCAAAGTCAGGCGGAGATTACGCGTTTACATGCCGGACCTGATATCCCGATTATCGAGGAGCCTCATAAACGCGGCACCTTTACGGCGGCAGCACTCGGTGCGGCTTATCTAGTCGCTGGGGGAGGCGTTAGCCTGGATGAGCCAGTTTGTGTGCTTCCGGTCGACTTGTTTGTGCAGCAGGATTTCTTTGATTTGTTGCGGCTTTTGCCCGTGGCCGTCTTGCAAGGGGCTGAGCTCGCGATGATCGGCACGGAGCCGTCCCATCCATCCACCCAGTACGGCTACATCGTGCCTAAACGGAAGCATAAATCCCGTATGCACGATGGGCTGCTCTCTAACGGCGATGAAGCTTCTAGCTTGTCCGAGATGGAATTGAACTGGGAACAAAATAATTGGCAGACGGTGGAGCGCTTCGCCGAGAAGCCGGATCCGCCGCTCGCCAACCAGTTAATTAAGCAGGGCGCGCTATGGAATTGCGGTATCTTTTCTTTTCGACTCAGTTGGCTGCAGGAGAAGTTGAGGGCAAAGGGCTACCCAGTCCACTTACAGGAATTGCTTCAGGGGTACACCGAGTGGGCGGAGAAGAGCTTTGATAAGGAACTAGCCGAGCAGGCCGAAAGGCGCATGGTAATACGTTATAGCGGGAGCTGGCAGGATCTTGGTAGTTGGAGCAATTTTCTGGGGCAGCTCGGCGATGCCCAGCTCGGTCCCGGCAGCGTATCGGCAGGAGCAAAAAATACCCACCTCATCAATGAGCTGGGCAGTCCAATCCATATTATTGGCATCTCGGATGCGATCGTGGCGGCAAGCCCAGATGGCATTCTGGTTGCCAACAAAGAACAGGCGGACCGGATTAAGGAATCGCTCAGTGTCGTTCCGAGCCTTCCGATGCAGGAGGAGAAACGCTGGGGGAGCTGCCGCACGTTGGACGTCGACCGATTGGAGAGCGGGGACGAGGTGCTCACCCGACGGGTTGTGCTGAAGTCGGGCAAGTGTACGAGCTATCATTTGCATGCGGGTAAAGAAGAGGTGTGGACCGTGCTAAGCGGTGTCGGCCGCTTCATGCTGGAGGATCAGATTTATAACGTCAGCCCCGGCGACGTCATGCGCTTCCCGCCCGGTTCCCGGCACGGGGTCAAGGCGATCACGGAGCTGCACTGTGTGCAAGTAGAGATCGGACGGGTGCATGACGAGAGAGACATCGAACGGCTGTTGACGAACTGGTAG